The Panicum hallii strain FIL2 chromosome 5, PHallii_v3.1, whole genome shotgun sequence genome contains the following window.
CAGGGGGTTGCTTCACATAAACCTCTTCTTCAATAAAGCCATTCAAGAAGGCAGATTTAACATCCATTTGGAAAACTTTAAAACCCTTGGAAGCAGCAAATGCAAGAAAGATTCGAATAGCTTCCAAACGAGCAACAGGGGCAAAAGTTTCCTCAAAATCAATACCCTCTTTTTGGCAAAACCCTTGGGCAACAAGACGAGCCTTGTTTCGAACAACCAACCCATCCTCACCCTGCTTGTTTTTGAAAACCCACTTCGTCCCGATGGGATTACAAGCAGGTGGAGGCTCGACTAAAACCCAAACTTGGTTTCTTTCAAAATTTTCAAGTTCCTCATGCATGGCATTGACCCAATTAGAATCAGAGAGAGCGTGTCCAATATCCTTGGGCTCAAAAGAGGCAACAAATGCTGAATGAGCAAAGCCAGCGATACTTGTTACCTTGGACCTAGTGACTCGCTCGTTGAGATCACCTAGCATCTGTTGAGGTGGATGGCGGCGCTGAATGTGTCGCGGTGCTTCCCTTGTTGAAGTTGCCTCCTCCTCAACCAACGCTGGTGTCTCCTCAGGTGCATCTGGTGAAGCCTGAGTCACCTGCTCGACCGGCCCCCGGAAAGTAGATGTAGTCGGGTCGGGGCCGTCATCATCGTCTGAGCTCGTGGCGGAAGCAACTGGGTCCACAGCACGCGTGGTAGCCACAGGGTCGCCCTCCgcagcttcttcctcctcatcttcaAAGATGGAGGTGCCGAGCTCATCATCTCCTGCAACTTCAAAGACAGAAGAATTGCACGGTGCAGTCTCGTCGAAAGTGACTTCACAAGTCTCTCTGACGATGTTAGTATCAATAATCAGCACACGGTACGCTCTAGAGTGAGAAGCATAACCGAGAAAGATGCCGTCAGACGAGCGAGACTcaaacttatcaagatttccaTCTTTCAGCACAAAGCACCGGCAACCGAAAACTCTAAGATGGTCAACGCGGGGCTGGCGTCCAAATCGCAACTCATAAGAAGTCCTGTGCATGAAAGCACGCAAGAAAATGCGGTTGGACACGTAACAAGCGGTGTTAACCGCCTCAGCCCAATATTTGCGAGGAGTCCTATGCTCATCGAGCATCGTCCTCGCCATCTCCACCAACGTCCGATTCTTCCGTTCTACAACTCCATTCTGTTGTGGAGTGTAGGGAGAAGAATACTGGTGTTCAAGCCCTTGATCACTGCAAAAGGCGTCAAAACAAGCATTTTTGAATTCTGTGCCATTATCACTGCGAATCGCTCTCATGGCCTGGGGTAGCTCATTTTTCAACCTCAAGATCAAGTCTCGAACAAACTCGAAAGCCTCATCCTTGGTTCTCATGAAAAAGACCCAAGAATAGCGAGAAAAATCATCCACGATCACAAGAACATACCACTTCCCACCAACTGACATCACCCGAGAAGGACCAACTGTGTCCATGTGTAGCAACTCTCCAGGGTGAGCGGTCATCACCTGATTAACAGGCGGATGAGAAGCGGCAATCATCTTCCCGTGGCGACACGGATGGCACACAAGGTCCTTCTCACACTTCAATTTGGGCAATCCTCGGATTAGGCCAAGTGAGCTAAGTCTCGACAACAAATCGAAGCTCAAATGTCCAAGTCTCCTATGCCACTTCCACAAATTGGAAGAAGGACCAGCCAACAAGCAACGAGAAGGGCCAAGAGGAGTTCCAGAAAAGTCAACCAAGAAAACTCGATCGCGAGGTGTAATCCGGCAAACCAAATCTCCTCTGGAATCCAAAACACGCGAACAGCCCTCCTTGAAGCGAACCTCAAACCCCTCATCAAGAAGTTGCGAAACAGAGAGCAAATTAAAACCAAGATTCGAAACCAAAGCAACTTCTCTCAGGGTAAAgcgatcagaaactcgaacagCGCCAAGTCCACGTACCTTTCCTCTTCCATTATCCCCGAACACAATGTACTCCTTTGAGTGCATCGGGGTGAGGCTGGAGAACCATTTGTCATTTCCGGTCATGTGGCGCGAACAACCGGAGTCCATGATCCACCTGTTCTCCAAGCCTCCAACCTGCACATCAGTAGTGAGACAAAGGGTGAGCAAATGTCTCAACACTGGGGTTAGCAAAGTGAGAAGCAAACCAGTGTCGAGCCATTTGCTCTACAGAGGGGTTAGCAAAAACAGACAAAGCGTATCCCCCGTCCCGTCTACCGCGTGACTGACGAACACCACCGTGAGGAAAACGTGGAGCCTCAAAACCTCCTCCAAAGCCTCGGTCCTGTGGTCCATAGCCGTACTGAAAACGACCAGGAGCACGACCGGCAAAGCGACCACTCGCTGGAGCACGGTAACCACCACCGTCTCCCTGACCTCCACCTACACAGCGCGCCCAAGCATCTTGCCTACCACCACACCGAGGAGGACCATGCACCCGAGCAGAGTACATGTCCGCGTTCCGTATCTCCTGCTCACGCCTCACAGCCCGCTTTCTTCTGAAGCAAAACTCCTCCAAGTGACCTTCCCTGTCACAGTACTCACAGTGGTACCTCACCTCACGCTTGGGAGGTGGAGGCCTAGCCTGCGGACGGGGAGAAGCAGCCCCCTTCTTCTGGGCAACCTGGGTTGCGGCAGCAGGGAGCGTATCGAGGGGATTCCTCAGCTCATTGGGTTTTGGAACCCAAACCTGCTTCTGCGGAGGTGCTTTCAGTGGTTCTTTAAGCACACCATCCGCGGGGTCAACAAGCGAAGGCTGCGTGCTAGTACTACCAGTGTTTCCAGCAGCCTTGCCGATCTTACCATACAATTTGTCAAAGTCTGACTTCGTGTATGTGTAACCGACCCCAAACCCATCACCACGCTTGAACTGCTTAATCATCATGCCCAACTGCGGCTCACTAGCAGAAACCCAACTAAGAATCGCCCTAAGATAGGTATTCTCATTCTCCAAGTTAGCTTTCTCTTCCGCAAGATTATCCAAATCAGAGATTAAACCAGGGCAAACAGAGCAGTCAATAGGTGGGCTAGACTCCACGACCTTAGTCTTCCCTAAAGACTTAACCAAGGCATTCTTCTCATCTAGCTCCGACCTAAGCGTGGGACAAAGCTTGCAAGCACCAAGCAGAACTGGCCTAGACTTCATCTCCTCTAGCTCGCACACAACAGTAGCAAACTTGGACTGCAACGAAGCTAGATCGGACTTAAAGATAGGACACCCATCACATTCAAGCACATCGCTAACAATAGGAGCGTCCTTAACCAGTTCTAGTTCATGCTTGGCCTTAGCGAGCTCATGAGACACGTCAGCAAGTGAAGTCTTAGCAACATCTAAGTTCGCGACGTTCTCATCATGCTTGGCACGGAGAGCAACAAGATCATTCATGTGAGATATGCAGCCAGCGCACTCATCCTCACTAGATTTCTCCCTAGCACAAGCCAGCTCAGCCCTAAGCTTTCTACGCTCTCTAGCTGCTTCCTTAAGCAGCCTCTTCTGGTTGTCGAGAGCGGCGTACAACTCCCTAACCTCTGTATCAAGCAGGTCGATCGTGGAGTTTACCTCTGAATCGCTCTCGGATCCAGGAGAAGAGTCGGCGTGCGTCGGTGTAGCATGTCCACCTGAAGACGCACGAGCCCCATCGACATCACCCGCCATGGTGCAGAAACCCttgcgccgcccggccgccaagCACAGACCGATGAAGCTGGTGGCTTCCTTGTCCCGCTTCttcttgtcgtcgtcgtcggaggtCGGTGAAGAAGAGCGGTCGGTGTCGGAGCTCTTGTCAAGGTCGCTGAGCTGCGCCAGGAAGGCCTTCTCCCGCTTCTTGGCCTTGTACTGGAAGCGCTTCTTGAGCGACTCCTTGTCGAAGCGTCCTCCCCGATCACGACTGCGGTGCTTGTGGCGCCGACGCTCCTTGTTGGAGCCTCCCTCATCGCGGTCGCGGTGGCGGTAGTTGTCGAAGTGGTTGTTCTGGCCACCGCCGGACTTCTTGGGGCAATCGGCGATGAAGTGGTTCAAATCGCCGCAGTTGTAGCACCcgggttcttcttcctctgcctgttGTGGTAGATGCGCTGGAATTTGCTGATGAGGAGGCACAAGTCGTCGTCGCCTAGCATCTCTAGCTGCTCATCTGTAACAGAAGGCAAAGAGGCAAGAGAAAAGCCAAGAGCAGAGTTAGCGTTAGAGCTCGTTCCACCTGGGCCAGTCACAAGAGCGATGCTCTTGGAAAGAGGGGCACCATTGAGCTTGGCTCGTGTCTGGTTATCCACCTCCGTGGCCTTGAGCTTGCTGAAAAGCTCGTTCACGGTCAGAGTCTCATAGCCTGCagactcaatgatcgtgttcaCCTTGAGATCCCACACAGAGCGGTCAAGTGCGTAGAGCAACTTGAGGGCCTTCTCGTGCTCCGTGTACTCAAGGGCATCAGCAGATCTGTTCGCATTAACTTTGTTCACAATCGATTGAAACCGACTGAACATATCGCCAATGCTCTCACCCGGCCCCTGTGTGAAGTTCTCGTATTCACGCCGGTGTGTCTCAAACAGTCTAGCCTTCACCTGAGGTGTGCCCTCGTGGTAGTTCTCAAGGCACGTCCAAACTTTGTGGGCTTCCTGAAAACCCTGGACGCGTGAGAACTCCGCACGAGAAACGCCAGCGAACAAGGCATTGACAGCCTTGGCGTTAGCCTCGTGCTCGGACACCTGAAGAGGTGTGGTCCGAACGGCAAGCACCTCGTAAGCCTGGTTCTTGGTAATCTCCCAAACCTCAGCTCCCATGCTTTGCAAGAAGTCCCGCATACGCACCTTCCAATAAGCATAGTCCTCGCCGGCAAACACGGGGATCTTACCAAGACTTGCCATGGTCGCCAAGTGGTTTTCGAACCGGTTAAGGTACTGAAAACCTCAACCAAGCTCTGATACTAATTGAAGGACCGGATAGGCGACCagagggggggtgaatgggagccttttaaaaaaaaaattctCAAAGAGAACAAGGCCTATATCCTGAATTCAACCCGACGCACCTCTCTTCTAACCGTCATGGTGACACAAGCCAACTCGTGACGAGTTCACCATAGGAACGGTTTGAAAAAGCTCGACGCAAAGCGGAAGCACGCGAAGACCTATTTACTCGAGCTAGGTGCAATAGAAAGCGGAAGTACCGAATATCAGAGCGCTAAAAAGGCTTTTCCAATTAGTCTCGTAAAAGAGGCTTTCTCCAAAAATATTCGATGATTCAAGAACAAACAGTAAGGCTCAAAGCAAACACAAGCAAAGCTTGTTCAAATACTGACCAAACTCCTCACAAGAGAAACTAGAACTAAACACAACGAAAAGGACTAAGACTCTCTCTAGAAAGGCATGTAAAGATCTAGAACCAATTAGCAAGATCAAAAACTAATTAACTCAAGCTAAGCAGGCAGCAAGTAAATTATTTGAATTATCACCGTCACAAAGATCTAGATTAGCAATAGCAATGATTAGGCAATGACTAATGACTATAGCATGAAAATGAAGTTTGCAAGTGACTAAACAAAACTGCAGCCGTGCTCACCTTTGCCTGCTCCATTTAGGCTTGCTGATGCTCCACGCACCATTCAGGCTTGCTGATGCTCCACGCACGCACGCGCTGCCGTCGGCCTGCAATACAACCACGAACACACGCAAGTGCAAATAAAAGAGCTAGTTGGAAATTTTCTCAAACACCTTGTGTGCGTTGCTTGTCTCCAGCTGGTGGCCAAGGATGTGCCTGCTCTGTCTTGCCCGCGCGCGTGCATCTGGTCACATGCGCGATGGGGATGGCGCCCTGGGGCCTCGCTGCCGCTGCCCGCTAGCCACACGCATGCTCCTTCGACTGCCTGGGCCAAGAAACAGAAAGGAAATGAAAATAACAGCAGCAAGACAACACGAATCTCCTCAAATCAAAAACCCCAAGAGGGCATAGGAGAGTAGGGCCTCCATTCCCAGCGAATCCATGGTACAAGGTCTTAAATTTCCATCACAAAATCCTAACCCTAGGGGAGAAgagggaggaaaagaaagaacaGAGACAAGGTTACGGGAAGAGCAGAGCACTTTTGTTCTTGCGTCAGGGGGAAAGAAAAACTGGCTGCCTAAGAGGAAGGGGGTGAGGGGGTTTTTTAACCCCAACAACTCTCACCCAAAAAGACTACATTACCCCTGGACTCAAATAAACACTAGAAAGTCCGTAGGGGCAAAACCGGAAAAAGATACATGATCTCATCCGACGGTCGAGGTTCTTTCTTCGAGTCGAAGTCTTCTCCGCGATGCCGCCGTGTGGACGAAGATCCGGTCCGCGGTTTTGGAGGGTCCGCGAAACCCGGGTAGGTGGCCGGTTTTGAGAAAACCGCCAAAACTCCACGCGCGGGAAGATTCCTGCCTCCACGCCGTGGCCCTAGACGCCGTTCCCGCCTCGGCCTTCTGACGACCCTAGACGCCGCCCAACGCCCGTCACCTCCTCGCCCGCAGCGAGGCCCTAGATGCCGTCGACGCCCATCGCCTCCGTCAGTCCCGAGACCGACGCCCGTGCCTCCACGACTTGGCGTCTTCAACCGCCGTCAGCTTCCTTGGTTTTGTGGCGCAAACCAAGAAACCCGCCTTCCGTCGCCGCTTGCGTCCTCGATCCAGGAGTGGACGCCACAGCTGCCGCCCGGCCCGAGCTCCTCCACGGCAACTCTCCGTCGACACTCGACGCCCGTGTACCTGCAATCCAAAGACCAAGCGCACGATCACACCGCACGGTTGACAATTCACTCATCACAGGCAGGATAGAGTACTCAACATTCCTCATCTACTGGTGCTGTGAACTTGTTCCTGAAAATACCATGCTTTGCGGTCACCAAGATTTTGCAAAGGTGGGTGTTTGTTCCATGGTTATATttgtttgtaataatctctGTGGAATCTTTGCGTGGTTCCCTTTTTTTCTTAATAGAACTTTTTTTAGTCATCGAACATTTAGATAGTTGGGTTTAGAGCTGGATTTTTATAAGTTCTGTGGTATCTTTGTGCATCTGATTGACTGGTAACCACGTGTCGTCATTTCCATCTCTCGTTTTCTGGCAAATATTTtctcacatcaatgcccttccAAAAATAAAAATCACAGCAATGTTGTTCCATGTAACTCTTAAGCCATGGCAAGTGAAAGAGATCAACAATGCGGGATCCTTTCAGTTAGATGCCTATCATCTTCTATCCTTTTCATTTCACTATACTACCTTGGAGGCTTTAGTTGTTCCCTTAACTTCACAAAAAATGGGAAATTTATCCCTTTTCTAAGGTTGGTTGTATGTTAACTATTGTCATTTATTAAGAATAAATCTGAGTCAGGTTCAGCCTTACCTGGAAGTTTTAAGATTGTATAGGTTAATGTGCTGGTCTTCTAATAAAAAGATAAATACACATGTATGTATGATTGGAAATTTGTTTACTGATGAAGTTGCTAATATAAATAGTTGGTATATGAGGGATGTATGTGAAAGCTTTGATGATAGCAATTTTGACGCCACCTCTGTTCATCTGTGTTGGGATGTATGGAAGGAGAATAATTCTGGAATATGTCTAGGGTGTCGGAGTGGTCAGTAGGTCTAAGGCTGGATCAAGGGGGAAGCTGAATTGACATATTATTAGCCTTGCAGCattttctttttcattttcTGTTTGATAGTGTTATTTTAGAAGCTTTAGATATTCTTCCTTGTTGGTAGTTTTGTTTTACGATTTTGGCTACAGTTGTTTACTGGTGCTAGGGTTCAGCTCACTAACGCCTTCATTTCGCTTCGTATTGTTAAATATCTTTCAAAGTGTGGTCCTATTGGGTTAGGAGTCCGAAAATCTGTAATTGGGATATTTAATATTGCTTATTCATGAAATATATTCAAGGTATATATATCTGAAATTGCAACCATTCCTCTAGGAGCAGAGTGCAGCTTTTACCACCATCAATTTGTTCGTAAATTTAAGTTAACCACAACAAGCACACGTTTTCAAGATGTCTAAGATCTATTGCTGTCGTAATTTTATTGAAATATGTAATATTTGGTGTTTCTCAGGAGGAGCTAGTGGCATTGGTCTGGAGACATCAAGAGTCTTCGCCCTTAGAGGAATCCATGTCATCATTGCCGCAAGAAACACTGAGGCTGCATCAAAAGCAATGAAGACCATCATGGAAAATAATCCAGCAGCACGAATTGATGTTCTGAAGCTTGACCTCAGCTCCCTCAAGTCTGTCAGGGCTTTTGCGGACCAGTTCAACTCGATGAAATTTCCTCTGAATATCCTGATGTAACCCTCTTCACCTCTCGTTATGCTTGCCTTTCTTTGACATGAAAACTTCCTGTGCTTCAGTTAAATTTATTTTCAGCAATGTATATCACTTGCACACCTATTTTAGCCTTTTCGTCATGTCTATATTACACTGAATTATGACTTAAAGTTTCCTAATCTGTTCTGCAGAAATAACGCAGGTGTGATGTTCTGCCCTTTTCAACTGTCTAAAGATGGAGTCGAGATGCAATTCGCCACCAATCATCTCGGTATTCTCTTACTGCCAACATGTCTTACTAGAAAACAGCTAAAATACTTGTCTCATTGTCTGGCACTGACATTTGTTTTACCAGGACACTTCCTGCTTACCAATCTCCTCCTCGATAATATGAAAGCCACTGCCAAGTCTACGGGTATTGAGGGTCGCATTGTGAACTTGTCATCATATGCCCACCACGTGACATACCCAAAGGGAATTGAGTTTGACAAAATCAACGATGAGAAAAAGTATGTGCCTTTAAGTTATGGTTCTTTGTGGGGATTGACTATCGATTGAACTGCAATGATCTTTTATTGGCAGATACAGTGATAAAATGGCTTATGGACAATCTAAGCTGGCAAACATACTGCATGCAAAGGAGCTTTCTAGACGGCTCAAGGTATTATTTTGTCCTCGTAGTATTCTGCTTTATTTTAATCTTTCGCGAAGGATAGAAACCTGAAGTGAAAACCAGCTGTTCATCATGGCCTATACATTATTATGAGCTGAAGGGGCCACTGGTAAGCAATAGCCAGTGCAAATTTTGGGAGCTAATAACTTTAAATCTTTTGGAACAGTGTTAGATAGCATTAGTCCATTACAGAGATTATTTAGACTACCTCCCTTTGATCTCGATCTGTATCATGCATCATGACCAATCTATATTACTCACAGGAAGAAGGAGCAAACATCACAGTTAATAGTGTTCATCCTGGAATGATCATGACCAATTTGTTTAGGCACTCCTTTGTTCTCATGAGTATGTTCTCTTGTTCTTTTTTTCTCTCAGAGAATCTATTTTTCTGGTCTTATCTAGGAACACTTAACTTCCGACAATGTTCTAAAACACCTTGTTTCTCTTGCAGAGTTGATTCAAGTTGCAACTTACTTGCTGTGGAAGAATGTGCCCCAGGTTGGAACCAGATCTTCGCAATTCATGCTTTTAACCAACTATTCTTCCGATAACAGTAAAAAACATTGTCATTGGGTAAAAGTAATCTAATATAATTTTGCAAATACTGTTCAGAATTCGATTTTATTTTTTATCATTTTATTTTCCAGGGAGCAGCAACTACATGTTATGTGGGACTGAACCCACAGCTGAGGGGAGTGACAGGAAAATACTTTGCTGACTGCAACGTGGCAAAGACGAGCAAACTGGCAAGAAGCGACGAGTTGGCGAAACAGCTCTGGGACTTCAGCGAGGAGCTGACCAAATCTGCGCAATGAGAGCCGTAGGATCTGGATCAGAGGAGTGTTCTGATTGTGCTTGGCATATGGTATTACTAGTGATTACTGGTTAATATAGTAGCAGTGGCTATAGGAACCTGAGCAGTGGTGGAGCTGATGGTGTTCAGAAATAAATCTCCATGCATGCTTTCCTAGATTATTCTGGTGTGGCAAAGATCAACCTGTGTACTCTTGTTAATACCTGTCCAATATATGTGCAGCTGAGTTCTGGTTTGAAGTTGAGATTTGTGTTTGCCTGAAAGATTCGTTTTCCTTCGGTGTTTGAAACTCTGAATTCTTTGTATTGGTGTCTGAATTCTGATGACACGTGTTTGAAACTTCTATACCGTGTTGCGACTGAAACATCAGAAACTATAAGGCAAGATCGACGATTCATATATGTACACCACACCCATTTCTGTTTCATGTAAACAGATCGAGAATCAGAGGCTGCTACACTTGGTCTATGGAAGCCGGCGACAACGGCTCGTCGCTGTGATCATCCTCCCACACCCCGACGGCCGTGGTGAACCAGACGGCGCCGGTGACCACGACGACGGCGAAGACGAGCGGGACGACGGCGTCGGGCCTGGCCCGGCCGAACATGCCGGCGGGCACGCAGACGACGTCCCACGGCGGCCCGTCGAGCGGCAGGCCGACGCTGAAACCCTcgcccccgccggcgccgccctggCACGCCCTCGACAGCGGGGTCCCGGGCCCGAGCGCCCAGACGAAGGCGAGCTCCGGCGCGAacgcggccacggccacggcggtGACCGCGACCGCCGTCCACGTGGCCGCGTACGCGAGCAGCGTGCGCCGCGCGAGGAGGCCGGCGAGGGAGGGGAGCGGGAACGCCATGCGGGGTGCCGGCCTGGTCGCCGGTTGCTGGAGGTTTATAGCGGGAGCTGGTGGATGCTGTGGTTTGGGTGAAGAGGATTTGGCGGGAGAGCAGGTGACCGGTGGCACTTGCGCAGTGCGTTCGAGCTGGTTGGTTGGCCGGAGGCTGAGGCTTGGAGGCAGCTGCTCTGCTCCGCAGGCGCGACCGCGCGACGGAAACGGATCGGTTCGGAAGCACGCGAGAGCGGGCATTCCGTGGCCCAGCCCATTGCGAACGCAACAGCCTAGCCCGTTCCCGGCACAGCCCATCCTCCCGTTCCCTTTCTTATCCGGGCTTGGGCCCATCTGCCGAGCAATGTGAgcccagccccccccccccccccccccccccccccgagcacGTCTCCCGCGTCTGCTTCGACTTGCAGTGGCgttcgtgtgtgtgtgtgtgtgtgcgcgcgcgtgcgtgctgTGCGCCGTCTCGAACGCGCCGGCGGCACGCCGCCCGCACCGGTTCACTTGAAGCACCGCACCAGCTCTGCGAACCACCGAGGCCCCGGCCTCCGCCGCTCCGTGCCTCTGGCCTCCGCCTCCCCCGACTGTACAGTGGCGCACTGCGCTGTTCAATTGGACCGCGCCACAGCAGCGCTGCTACTGCTGTAGCAcgatgccgccgccgcgtcTGGGGTGTgccatcctcgccgccgcctgcagGTTCATCAAGCCCATCGCTCGTACGTATCACATCCTCCTCTCATTGCCTTCACATCCTCCTCTCATTGCCTGAATACTCTCCTCTCCTGCGATTCCACTACACGATGCAATCCTCCATCCAACAGCAAACGATTTTTCCCCATTTTTATTAAATTTCTAATGAAAGGGACTAACATAGAAAGGGACTGGCCGCAGGTACTCATGAACCATGTGCAGTACTTAGGAGCCTCGGTGTTCTTGGGTCGTGCCCGCCAGCTGTTCGACACAATGTCTCAGAGGGGCCACCACCCGTGGGCTTGCCCCCATGCTTCCGCCAAGGTGTCCTTTCACGTGGGCACGTGCTTGGGTCTCTGAGATTTTGCCATGCCAGTGCTTCGGAACGTTCCAGCGAGGTCCACGCCAGTGAAATCCTGAGAACTCTCAAGTCCATTGGTGGCAGCGACAATGCTGATCTCGGCGATGCTCTCCGTCAGTTTGCAGAAAAGATGGACGAGGACGTTGTCCTCAAGGTCCTCCAGAAGCAGCGGTCCAACTGGCAGGTCGCGCTGGCGTTCTTCAACTGGGCGGCAGGGCTACCTGGCTACGCCCATGGGTCGAGGGCCTATACTGAGATGCTGGACATTCTCGGGCGGATGAAGAAGGTCAGGCTCATGAGGCAGCTGTTCGATGAGAtccgggaggagcggcgggcggtggtggtAACTGACAGGATGTTTGCCGTGCTGTTGAACCGGTATGCGGGTGCACACAAGGTGCAGGAGGCGATAGAGGTGTTCTACTTGAGGAAGGACTATGGTTTTGAGCTCGACTTGGTTGGCTTCCAGATCCTTCTGATGTCGCTGTGTCGGTACAAGCATGTTGAGGAGGCGGAGGCGCTGTTCCACGAGAAGAAAAGCAAGTTCCCGCATGTCATAAAGAGCTGGAACATCATACTGAACGGTTGGTGTGTGAAGGGAAGCTTTAGAGACGCTCAAAGGATTTGGAACGATATCGTTGCATCCAAGGTTGAAAGGGACCTGTTCACCTATGGTACATTCATAAAAGCAATGACCAAAGATGGCAGAATTGGTTCCGCAGTGAAGCTGTTCAATAGAATGTGGGAGAAAGGCATTAATCCTGATGTGGCGATCTGCAACTGTATCATTGACCAGTTGTGCTTCAAGAAAAGGATTCCAGAAGCACTTGAGATTTTTGGAGAGATGAATGACCAGCGTTGTCTGGCAGATGTGGCTACATACAACACTTTAATAAAATACTTATGTAAGATAAACCGGATGGAGAAAGTTTATGAGCTTTTGGATGAAATGGAAGCAAAGGGCTGCCCTCCAAACACTAGGACGTATTCTTACATTCTGAAGACAACTGAAAAACCCAAAGATgtcatagctttgatgcagaGGATGGAGCAAAGTGGTTGTAAATTGGATTCTGATACATATAACTTAATATTGAACCTTTATATCAATTGGAAATACGAGAAGGGAGTGCAGCAAGTATGGGATGAGATGGAAAGGAGTGGATCTGGTCCAGATCAACGATCATTTACTATTATGGTTCATGGCCTTCATTCCCAAGGAAAGCTTGATGAGGCTCTGCAATATTACACAACAATGAAATCAAGAGGGATGATTCCAGAACCAAGGACCAAGATACTGGTGAAAGCTATATATATGAAGAAAGATGGGGCTGCCACAGAAGATCAGTCTGCAAATATGACAGGGAAGGATCTAAAACTGGATCCACGATCAAGACTATTCCATGTTCATAAATAGTTTGCTGTCAGATCTTGCTTCTATTACCTGAACGGAGGATTGCTGGGCACATATTTTGGGTTGGAAGAATCTCTTCAAATCAGTTTCCAGATCACAATGGCAACATCTTGGGCTTCAATAAATCATCAGCAAAGTGTGTTGGCATTATGGTATCCCAGAAAGTTTTGCTCAGACTTTCAATGCCAGGGTATTTTTTTTGTCTGATATGGATCAATTCCAAGTACTGTATTACATGCTCGTATTGTATAAGATATGTGAAATGTGTACATATGTTTGTTTATTCATATGTTATGCGTGGCTGTGTCTACTTTCTAGTTGTTGCCAACATATGCAGCAGCAGGTAGCTTCAACCGCTCAGAAGCCCAAATGAAGGATGGCCCAGGAACTTGCACCTCCGTTTTGTTCTGTTAAATTTATAGATCATACAGTGCCTGGCTACGCAGGAAGTCATATCTAGTACATAAAGAGTTCTGTTTGGCCATTTTC
Protein-coding sequences here:
- the LOC112894143 gene encoding short-chain dehydrogenase TIC 32, chloroplastic-like, which translates into the protein MGILSSMTGKAGASGFGSASTAEQVTDGVDASHLTVVITGGASGIGLETSRVFALRGIHVIIAARNTEAASKAMKTIMENNPAARIDVLKLDLSSLKSVRAFADQFNSMKFPLNILINNAGVMFCPFQLSKDGVEMQFATNHLGHFLLTNLLLDNMKATAKSTGIEGRIVNLSSYAHHVTYPKGIEFDKINDEKKYSDKMAYGQSKLANILHAKELSRRLKEEGANITVNSVHPGMIMTNLFRHSFVLMKLIQVATYLLWKNVPQGAATTCYVGLNPQLRGVTGKYFADCNVAKTSKLARSDELAKQLWDFSEELTKSAQ
- the LOC112892821 gene encoding uncharacterized protein LOC112892821, which codes for MAFPLPSLAGLLARRTLLAYAATWTAVAVTAVAVAAFAPELAFVWALGPGTPLSRACQGGAGGGEGFSVGLPLDGPPWDVVCVPAGMFGRARPDAVVPLVFAVVVVTGAVWFTTAVGVWEDDHSDEPLSPASIDQV
- the LOC112892263 gene encoding putative pentatricopeptide repeat-containing protein At3g15200, which encodes MPPPRLGCAILAAACRFIKPIARTHEPCAVLRSLGVLGSCPPAVRHNVSEGPPPVGLPPCFRQGVLSRGHVLGSLRFCHASASERSSEVHASEILRTLKSIGGSDNADLGDALRQFAEKMDEDVVLKVLQKQRSNWQVALAFFNWAAGLPGYAHGSRAYTEMLDILGRMKKVRLMRQLFDEIREERRAVVVTDRMFAVLLNRYAGAHKVQEAIEVFYLRKDYGFELDLVGFQILLMSLCRYKHVEEAEALFHEKKSKFPHVIKSWNIILNGWCVKGSFRDAQRIWNDIVASKVERDLFTYGTFIKAMTKDGRIGSAVKLFNRMWEKGINPDVAICNCIIDQLCFKKRIPEALEIFGEMNDQRCLADVATYNTLIKYLCKINRMEKVYELLDEMEAKGCPPNTRTYSYILKTTEKPKDVIALMQRMEQSGCKLDSDTYNLILNLYINWKYEKGVQQVWDEMERSGSGPDQRSFTIMVHGLHSQGKLDEALQYYTTMKSRGMIPEPRTKILVKAIYMKKDGAATEDQSANMTGKDLKLDPRSRLFHVHK